In Opitutus sp., one genomic interval encodes:
- a CDS encoding lipid-A-disaccharide synthase N-terminal domain-containing protein yields MNEVLFNLSLGGINVVVTAWKIVGYLGTLMFAGRWVVQFIATRAAGRPVMPRAFWYMSVVGSVMLLCYFTMGKSDSVGVMSNLFPAFTGAYNLWMDVKMRRNPELHPAAKL; encoded by the coding sequence ATGAACGAAGTTTTGTTTAACCTCTCGCTGGGTGGCATCAACGTGGTCGTCACTGCGTGGAAGATTGTGGGTTACCTAGGCACGCTCATGTTTGCTGGACGCTGGGTGGTGCAGTTTATCGCCACGCGGGCGGCCGGGCGCCCTGTCATGCCGCGCGCTTTTTGGTACATGAGCGTGGTCGGCAGCGTCATGTTGCTGTGCTATTTCACGATGGGTAAAAGCGACTCGGTGGGCGTGATGTCCAACCTGTTCCCGGCGTTCACCGGCGCGTACAACCTTTGGATGGACGTGAAAATGCGCCGTAACCCCGAGCTGCATCCTGCTGCCAAACTCTAA
- a CDS encoding glycosyltransferase family 2 protein: protein MVDPSVYGALAVTHLSIIIPFYNEDENVEPLLREVLAACPDAEIIAVDDGSRDATLARIKGVPGVTALALPVNLGQSAALYAGLSHATGRVCVMLDGDGQNDPADIPALVAAMDGVDFACGYRRTRQDSFNRRVASRFANNIRRFFLKDQVRDTGCSLKAMRRDHVGYLIPFNGLHRYIPALLLNAGLTLVEVPVNHRPRTRGVSKYTIGGRALRGLRDLFGVSWVMARQIRYPAGVLPGSGPR, encoded by the coding sequence ATGGTTGATCCCTCGGTTTATGGGGCTTTAGCCGTGACCCACCTGTCCATCATCATCCCTTTCTACAACGAGGACGAAAACGTCGAGCCGCTCCTGCGTGAGGTGTTGGCCGCCTGTCCCGACGCCGAGATCATCGCCGTGGACGACGGTTCGCGTGACGCCACCTTGGCCCGCATCAAAGGCGTTCCCGGGGTCACCGCTCTGGCCCTGCCGGTCAACCTCGGCCAAAGCGCCGCGCTCTACGCCGGCCTTTCCCACGCGACCGGCCGGGTTTGCGTCATGCTCGACGGCGACGGCCAGAACGATCCTGCCGACATCCCCGCTCTGGTCGCCGCGATGGACGGCGTCGACTTTGCCTGCGGTTACCGCCGCACCCGCCAGGATAGTTTTAACCGCCGCGTCGCTTCGCGTTTCGCCAACAACATCCGCCGCTTTTTCCTCAAAGATCAGGTGCGTGACACCGGCTGTTCGCTCAAGGCCATGCGCCGCGACCACGTCGGTTACCTGATTCCGTTCAACGGCCTGCACCGCTACATCCCCGCGCTCTTGCTCAACGCTGGTCTCACCCTGGTGGAAGTGCCGGTTAACCACCGCCCGCGTACCCGCGGCGTATCCAAATACACCATCGGCGGGCGCGCGCTGCGCGGCCTGCGCGACCTGTTCGGGGTGAGCTGGGTCATGGCTCGCCAGATCCGGTACCCGGCAGGCGTGCTGCCCGGCTCCGGCCCCCGCTAA
- a CDS encoding NAD-dependent epimerase/dehydratase family protein, whose translation MKVLITGAAGFIGYHTARQLAASGECEVLGLDNLNDYYSVALKDARLAQLAKFPSFRFIAADFADAARFREIYLNFAPDYVIHLGAQAGVRYSMENPTAYVHSNLIGFSSVLEAARVRPPRHLVYASSSSVYGGGAVTPFHEEQPTDRPLSFYAATKKSNEVMAYSYAHLFGLPLTGLRFFTVYGPWGRPDMAPILFSKAIAEGKPIKLFNHGLNRRDFTYVDDIVAGVLAAMRNPPQATAELPPARVYNLGHNHPVEVVDFVRELERLLGRKAQIELVGPQPGDMVETCADLTRVNAAIGYAPRTPLSEGLGKFVEWFKGYYA comes from the coding sequence ATGAAAGTTCTCATCACCGGCGCGGCCGGCTTCATCGGCTATCACACCGCCCGCCAACTCGCTGCCTCCGGGGAGTGCGAAGTGCTCGGTCTGGATAATCTCAATGACTACTACTCGGTCGCACTCAAGGATGCGCGCCTAGCCCAGTTGGCCAAATTTCCCTCCTTCCGCTTTATCGCCGCGGACTTCGCCGACGCCGCCCGTTTTCGCGAAATCTACCTGAACTTCGCGCCCGACTACGTGATTCACCTCGGGGCGCAGGCTGGGGTGCGTTACAGCATGGAAAACCCCACGGCCTACGTGCACAGCAACCTGATCGGGTTTTCCTCGGTGCTGGAAGCCGCGCGGGTGCGCCCGCCGCGCCACCTCGTTTACGCCTCGTCGAGCAGCGTCTACGGCGGCGGAGCGGTGACCCCGTTTCACGAAGAGCAGCCCACCGACCGCCCGCTGTCGTTTTACGCCGCGACCAAGAAAAGCAACGAGGTCATGGCTTACAGTTACGCCCACCTTTTCGGGCTGCCGCTGACCGGCCTGCGCTTTTTCACCGTTTACGGGCCGTGGGGACGCCCCGACATGGCGCCGATTTTATTTTCCAAAGCGATCGCCGAGGGCAAGCCCATCAAGCTGTTCAACCACGGGCTCAACCGCCGCGATTTCACCTACGTGGACGACATCGTGGCCGGGGTATTGGCGGCCATGCGCAACCCGCCGCAAGCCACCGCCGAGCTGCCGCCGGCGCGCGTTTACAACCTCGGCCACAATCACCCCGTGGAGGTGGTCGATTTTGTGCGCGAACTGGAGCGCCTGCTCGGGCGCAAAGCGCAAATCGAGTTGGTCGGCCCGCAGCCTGGCGACATGGTGGAAACCTGCGCCGACCTCACGCGGGTTAACGCCGCGATCGGTTACGCGCCGCGCACCCCGCTGAGCGAAGGCCTGGGCAAGTTCGTGGAATGGTTCAAAGGCTACTACGCCTGA
- a CDS encoding phosphatase PAP2 family protein yields the protein MGAETTAWWRVLGGWYGEAGRSVRRRAWSIGVGAACVLALAAGLALSGTDRAIADGLTAARPEGMIAFAKGASKWGELHLAPFVALLALGGLGAWAGRLPWLFAAVAGLLGGTTAGIIAVFFKALLGRPRPSMNAVDEFTWFARASGFQSFPSGHATHCFGVAVAVAVLAPRWGVGFVAAAGLVAWSRMYLGSHYLSDVLAGAALGTLVGAVLALAIRRWLENRATEPAKLTA from the coding sequence ATGGGCGCGGAAACGACAGCATGGTGGCGAGTGCTCGGTGGCTGGTACGGCGAGGCGGGCCGGAGCGTGCGTCGGCGTGCTTGGTCGATCGGCGTGGGCGCGGCCTGCGTGCTGGCGTTGGCCGCCGGGCTCGCGCTGAGCGGCACCGATCGGGCGATTGCCGACGGGTTAACCGCAGCCCGACCCGAGGGCATGATCGCCTTCGCTAAAGGCGCCTCCAAGTGGGGCGAGCTGCACCTGGCCCCGTTCGTGGCGCTGCTGGCGCTGGGCGGGCTTGGCGCCTGGGCTGGCCGCTTGCCCTGGCTGTTCGCGGCGGTCGCTGGGCTGCTGGGCGGGACAACTGCCGGGATAATCGCGGTCTTTTTTAAGGCCCTACTGGGCCGTCCCCGGCCAAGCATGAATGCGGTCGATGAGTTCACCTGGTTCGCGCGGGCCTCCGGGTTTCAAAGCTTTCCCTCCGGTCACGCCACCCACTGCTTCGGGGTGGCCGTGGCGGTGGCCGTGCTGGCGCCGCGCTGGGGAGTGGGCTTTGTGGCGGCGGCGGGGTTGGTCGCCTGGTCGCGGATGTATTTGGGCAGCCATTACCTAAGCGACGTGCTCGCCGGCGCCGCGCTGGGCACGCTGGTCGGCGCGGTGCTGGCGCTGGCGATTCGCCGCTGGCTGGAAAACCGCGCGACGGAACCAGCGAAGTTAACCGCGTGA
- a CDS encoding PilT/PilU family type 4a pilus ATPase produces the protein MHAIDKMLSAMHALKGSDLHLMIGQPPRARASGSLVTLDQFPSITAEQMESILREICPPARWKHYLEHNDLDFAYEVPGQCRYRVNYLQNAWGMAAVLRQIPTRILSFDELALPASLKKMCALREGLVLVTGPTGSGKSTTLAALIDHINSTSRRNIITVEDPIEFVHQNKESIVIHREVGDHTESFADALKGAMRADPDVILVGELRQTEVMRLALGCASMGMLVFATLHTNNAPKTIDRIIDAFPADEQNQIRVLLAGCLRGIVSQLLCKKIAGGRVAAHEILLPHDALGGTIRSGNIAAIRNIIEGARAEGMVSMDNTLRELVESGKISAREAYMKATDKTLFDKLLAAETSA, from the coding sequence ATGCACGCGATCGACAAAATGCTCAGCGCCATGCACGCGCTCAAAGGCTCCGACCTCCACCTGATGATCGGCCAGCCGCCCCGCGCCCGCGCCTCCGGCTCGCTCGTCACACTCGACCAGTTCCCCTCCATCACTGCCGAACAAATGGAGTCCATCCTGCGCGAAATCTGCCCGCCGGCCCGCTGGAAACATTACCTCGAACACAACGACCTCGACTTCGCCTACGAGGTCCCAGGCCAGTGCCGCTACCGCGTCAATTACCTACAAAACGCCTGGGGCATGGCCGCCGTGTTGCGCCAGATTCCCACACGAATCCTCAGTTTCGACGAGCTGGCCCTGCCTGCCTCGCTCAAAAAAATGTGCGCCCTGCGCGAGGGCCTGGTACTCGTCACCGGCCCGACCGGTAGCGGTAAATCCACTACGCTGGCCGCGCTCATCGACCACATCAACAGCACCTCACGGCGCAACATCATCACCGTCGAGGACCCCATCGAGTTCGTCCATCAGAACAAGGAGTCCATCGTCATCCACCGCGAGGTCGGCGACCACACCGAAAGTTTTGCCGACGCCCTCAAAGGCGCCATGCGTGCCGACCCCGATGTCATCCTCGTCGGCGAGTTGCGGCAGACCGAGGTCATGCGCCTTGCCTTGGGCTGCGCCTCGATGGGCATGCTCGTGTTCGCGACCCTGCACACCAACAACGCCCCCAAGACGATCGACCGTATCATCGACGCCTTTCCAGCCGACGAACAGAACCAGATCCGCGTGCTGTTGGCGGGCTGTTTACGCGGCATTGTCTCGCAGTTGCTGTGCAAAAAGATCGCCGGCGGCCGTGTCGCCGCTCACGAAATCCTACTGCCCCACGACGCGCTCGGCGGCACCATTCGCAGCGGCAACATCGCGGCGATTCGCAACATCATCGAAGGCGCCCGCGCCGAAGGCATGGTCTCGATGGACAACACGCTTCGTGAGCTCGTCGAATCCGGAAAAATCAGTGCTCGCGAAGCCTACATGAAGGCGACCGACAAAACCCTGTTCGATAAACTGCTCGCCGCCGAGACCTCAGCGTAG
- a CDS encoding glycosyltransferase family 39 protein — MLPAAPLASQSHPAALTADTAWVRRSLGLIAGLAVVRFLWLWLVPLDLVPDEAYYWDWGRQPDWCYYSKPPMIAWLNTVTQALGFTTAPLMRTPAVVLGTIGLVATWLLSRRLWGERAGFVAVVLGATAPGSLALNSLLTIDAPLIACWSVALYALWRALEPEGEIEPSGRAAQVARSTVNRTGWWALYALAGLLGVLSKQMMLILPLLALVFVFTSPAPGDRAWRGRLAVYLWLAVPLLALVPLLWWNIHHDWITVQHTAHHFEADSWRLGKGLNFCVEFIGSQLGVIGPVAAVLLVIAACGWREVRADRRQWFAWMMTVPALALILAMSLRQRINPNWPAVFHLGGVFLTVGWLVNAQAWPRRQKAWRAAWMSGVGIVALGYALVLAIGPLGLTGHKLDFTRRLRGWEQFGADVGAIKAKLEADGGAPVIVVTYGGRQLASELAFYLPGQPMVWRWTPPGLVDSQYALWKGPLPKWRGARVLLVTSADELPAALTEGLGRLTPLSEINSTRTTALPPHLRILVGENLQAWDHGKPLQNTP; from the coding sequence ATGCTCCCCGCCGCCCCGCTTGCCAGCCAGTCCCATCCCGCCGCCCTCACTGCGGACACCGCGTGGGTACGCCGCAGCCTAGGGCTGATCGCTGGGTTGGCGGTTGTCCGCTTTTTGTGGCTATGGCTGGTGCCGCTCGATCTGGTGCCCGACGAGGCCTATTACTGGGACTGGGGGCGGCAGCCGGATTGGTGCTATTATAGTAAGCCGCCGATGATCGCGTGGCTCAACACCGTGACCCAAGCCCTCGGCTTCACCACGGCGCCCCTGATGCGCACCCCGGCGGTGGTTCTCGGCACGATCGGGCTGGTGGCAACTTGGCTGCTGTCCCGTCGCCTTTGGGGTGAGCGGGCGGGGTTTGTCGCGGTGGTGCTCGGGGCCACCGCCCCCGGCTCGCTCGCCCTCAATTCACTGCTGACCATCGACGCCCCGCTGATTGCCTGCTGGAGCGTGGCGCTTTACGCGCTGTGGCGGGCACTCGAACCGGAGGGCGAAATCGAGCCGAGCGGGCGCGCCGCGCAGGTTGCGCGGAGCACCGTTAACCGCACGGGGTGGTGGGCGCTTTACGCGCTGGCCGGCCTGCTCGGCGTGCTCAGCAAACAGATGATGCTGATTTTGCCCCTGCTCGCGCTGGTGTTTGTATTCACCTCGCCGGCACCGGGAGACCGCGCGTGGCGGGGCCGGCTCGCGGTTTATCTCTGGCTGGCGGTGCCGCTGCTGGCGCTCGTTCCGCTGCTGTGGTGGAACATCCATCATGACTGGATCACGGTGCAACACACCGCCCACCACTTTGAGGCCGACTCGTGGCGCCTGGGCAAAGGACTCAACTTCTGCGTCGAGTTTATCGGCAGCCAGCTCGGCGTAATCGGGCCGGTGGCGGCGGTCCTGCTGGTGATTGCTGCCTGCGGCTGGCGCGAGGTGCGCGCGGACCGCCGCCAGTGGTTTGCCTGGATGATGACGGTGCCGGCGCTGGCCCTGATCCTCGCGATGAGCCTGCGCCAGCGCATCAACCCGAACTGGCCGGCGGTTTTCCACCTCGGCGGCGTGTTTTTGACGGTCGGCTGGCTGGTCAACGCGCAAGCTTGGCCGCGCCGGCAGAAGGCGTGGCGCGCGGCCTGGATGAGCGGCGTGGGCATCGTGGCGCTGGGCTACGCGCTGGTGTTGGCCATTGGCCCGCTCGGCCTGACCGGCCACAAGCTCGATTTCACCCGCCGCCTGCGCGGCTGGGAGCAATTCGGCGCCGACGTCGGCGCGATCAAAGCCAAACTCGAAGCCGACGGCGGCGCGCCCGTGATCGTGGTGACCTATGGCGGGCGCCAACTGGCCAGCGAACTCGCGTTTTATTTACCCGGGCAACCCATGGTGTGGCGCTGGACCCCGCCCGGACTGGTCGACTCGCAATACGCCCTGTGGAAAGGCCCACTGCCCAAGTGGCGCGGCGCTCGCGTGCTGTTGGTCACCTCCGCCGACGAATTGCCCGCCGCCCTCACCGAGGGCCTCGGCCGACTGACCCCGCTGAGTGAGATCAACTCCACGCGCACCACTGCGCTCCCCCCTCACCTGCGCATCCTCGTCGGCGAAAACCTGCAGGCCTGGGACCACGGCAAGCCTTTGCAAAACACTCCGTAA
- a CDS encoding glutaredoxin — MQIKAYLKPSCGWSNGVRTIMRKYSLPFEDIDIINNRANYAEMVQKSGQPLSPCVEIDGVMLADISGEEVENYMLSNNLVKPTDVPASAPTNAGCTDAEHAKMATQTVRFF, encoded by the coding sequence ATGCAAATCAAAGCCTATCTGAAACCCTCCTGTGGCTGGTCCAACGGTGTTCGCACCATCATGCGCAAGTACAGCCTGCCGTTCGAGGACATCGACATCATCAACAACCGCGCCAACTACGCGGAGATGGTGCAGAAGTCCGGTCAGCCCCTCTCACCCTGCGTCGAAATCGACGGCGTGATGCTGGCCGACATCTCCGGCGAGGAGGTGGAGAACTACATGCTTTCCAATAACTTGGTTAAGCCTACCGACGTTCCCGCGAGCGCCCCGACCAACGCCGGTTGCACCGACGCCGAGCACGCAAAAATGGCGACCCAGACCGTACGCTTCTTCTGA
- a CDS encoding phosphatase PAP2 family protein gives MKSLFRIFAALAFAALAGIILARTGGDIAVARHYFTPGEGWTHQNDTVIQLLYRYGPWLAVSLAVGGLGLGLLSTFGPKRDAAMARRAWIFPLLMLLGPGLLVNAVGKDNWGRPRPKQIQEFGGPDTYITAGAIGPVAKDRKSFPSGHASMGFYLLAGYFVWRGRRPLLARASLAAGVLMGAAIGWARIVQGGHFLSDVIWAGAAVFIAGELLAWLLLRERTLADPATTAQRSATPTPPSSS, from the coding sequence ATGAAGAGCCTTTTCCGCATTTTCGCCGCCCTGGCCTTCGCTGCCCTCGCCGGGATTATCCTGGCGCGCACCGGCGGCGACATCGCGGTGGCACGCCACTATTTTACCCCCGGCGAAGGCTGGACCCACCAAAACGACACGGTGATCCAATTGCTTTATCGCTACGGCCCGTGGCTGGCCGTGTCGCTCGCGGTCGGCGGACTGGGCCTAGGGCTGCTCAGCACATTTGGACCTAAGCGTGACGCCGCGATGGCAAGGCGCGCGTGGATCTTCCCGTTGCTCATGCTGCTCGGCCCGGGCCTGCTGGTGAACGCGGTGGGCAAAGACAACTGGGGGCGCCCCCGCCCCAAACAAATTCAGGAGTTCGGCGGGCCCGACACCTACATCACTGCCGGCGCCATCGGCCCGGTGGCCAAAGACCGCAAATCCTTCCCCTCCGGCCACGCCTCCATGGGCTTTTACCTGCTGGCCGGCTATTTTGTTTGGCGCGGGCGTCGGCCCCTGCTGGCTCGGGCCAGCCTCGCCGCCGGCGTACTCATGGGGGCAGCGATTGGCTGGGCTCGCATCGTTCAGGGCGGCCACTTTTTGTCCGACGTGATCTGGGCGGGAGCGGCCGTCTTTATTGCTGGCGAACTGCTCGCTTGGCTTTTGCTGCGCGAGCGAACCCTTGCCGATCCTGCGACAACCGCCCAGCGTTCCGCGACCCCAACCCCACCCTCCTCCTCATGA
- a CDS encoding PilT/PilU family type 4a pilus ATPase, whose product MNKEVPWLALFCVHENLLDAQLAAQLVASTPPGSDGQAFAQAALAKGHITDRATLTGLVAKAKIVASSGADAPPLPVPAPNGPAPVTAKLGNMDFSRVDTLSELELKAFMNELLKTAQAVGASDLHLSAGTAPYIRSMRALQYLDTTPLSAEQARKLNTCLLSAAHQQIFATRNDFDYAFAMDGGRRIRVNVMQHKQGTKGTYRIVPERLRSLAELGFPNPAVIQKLLSYHNGLILVTGPVGSGKTTTLNSLINEINQTRDDHIITVEDPIEFLHTSQGCNITQRQVGQHTATFGSALRSALREDPDIIVIGELRDLATIEMAISASETGHLVIGTMHTSDATTTLNRLLDAFPPSQQPQIRAMVAQSLRGVICQRLLPGRASGLVLACEILINNTAVSAMVRDAKTQGIPSVIETNRREGMIAMDNAVLALWQEKKISDQTAADNIINRLVRQQIPGAR is encoded by the coding sequence ATGAATAAAGAAGTCCCCTGGTTGGCGCTCTTCTGCGTGCACGAAAACCTCCTCGACGCTCAACTGGCCGCCCAGTTGGTCGCCTCGACGCCCCCCGGCTCCGACGGCCAGGCGTTCGCCCAGGCCGCTCTGGCCAAAGGCCATATCACCGATCGTGCGACCCTCACCGGCCTCGTCGCCAAGGCCAAGATCGTCGCCTCCTCAGGGGCCGACGCCCCTCCGCTTCCGGTTCCCGCCCCGAACGGTCCCGCTCCAGTCACCGCCAAATTGGGCAACATGGATTTCAGCCGCGTCGACACGCTCTCCGAGCTCGAACTCAAGGCGTTCATGAACGAGTTGCTCAAGACCGCGCAGGCCGTCGGTGCCAGCGACCTGCATCTCTCCGCCGGCACCGCGCCCTACATCCGCAGCATGCGCGCGCTCCAATATCTCGATACCACGCCGCTCTCCGCCGAACAGGCCCGTAAACTCAACACCTGCCTGCTGTCTGCCGCGCACCAGCAGATTTTCGCCACCCGCAACGACTTTGACTATGCCTTCGCCATGGACGGCGGACGCCGCATCCGCGTCAACGTCATGCAGCACAAGCAGGGCACCAAGGGCACCTACCGCATCGTCCCCGAGCGCCTTCGCAGTCTAGCCGAGCTCGGGTTCCCCAACCCCGCCGTCATCCAAAAGCTCCTCAGTTACCACAACGGTCTGATCCTGGTGACCGGCCCGGTGGGCTCCGGCAAGACCACCACGCTCAACTCCCTCATCAACGAGATCAACCAGACCCGCGACGACCACATCATCACCGTCGAGGACCCCATCGAGTTCCTGCACACCAGCCAAGGTTGCAATATCACGCAGCGCCAAGTCGGCCAACACACCGCGACCTTCGGCAGCGCCTTGCGCAGCGCACTGCGCGAAGACCCCGACATCATCGTCATTGGTGAATTGCGCGACTTGGCCACCATCGAAATGGCCATCTCCGCCTCCGAAACCGGCCACTTGGTGATCGGCACCATGCACACCAGCGATGCCACCACCACGCTCAACCGCCTTCTCGACGCCTTCCCCCCCAGCCAGCAGCCGCAGATCCGCGCGATGGTCGCACAGAGTTTGCGCGGGGTCATCTGCCAGCGCCTGCTGCCCGGTCGCGCCAGCGGCCTGGTCCTCGCCTGTGAGATCTTAATTAACAACACCGCCGTCTCCGCCATGGTGCGCGACGCCAAGACCCAGGGCATCCCCAGCGTCATCGAGACCAACCGCCGCGAGGGCATGATCGCCATGGACAACGCCGTACTCGCCCTCTGGCAGGAGAAAAAAATCTCTGACCAGACCGCCGCCGATAACATCATCAACCGCCTCGTCCGCCAGCAGATCCCCGGCGCCCGCTAA
- a CDS encoding glycosyltransferase family 39 protein codes for MNSEAAKTWKWDRFAPWLLVLLVLAVYLPGTAQLPLVDRDEPRFATAAREMLERHDWIVPTFNGDYRFDKPALVYWLMHAGYATVGINELGARLPAVACMLALVLLVWHTGRRWFGARAGFAAGFMLATSLQFFIHGRLAVADMPMVLAVAVACVALAELLLAPTLAGAAATNGTANAATGVAASAAGGTEPTDSATTSWSPRLAWWSLWVSLGLGFLGKGPITLVVPALALMLWRWVFWRKPLPWARLQAGRGLVLATGIVAIWGIPALVATHGLFWQKGIGEHVVQRGLEKLNGRSYNPFFYLMTAPMTLFPWVVFAGAAWVAARREWDARRAWLASWLLAPYVIFTAYLTQLPHYVLPGFPAFFLLLGAGLTPAGMAALARWARVAMGVFFAVFGLVATVALVLVVRAELPAGLDPLRDAVVGLLVTVGGFLLVASAWWGRRAAVVVLGVLLISAGAWRMGTGLRSVSPGVTLEPALRAMPAGTRFLGCRFAEPSIVFYSGAKWTFSDQPEALAAMLAQPGPVAVVVMERECDPLGFFTGRLKWREYSAPSGLSAVAQRQQTVEVFNLGRSRWQTLSVWVRP; via the coding sequence ATGAACTCCGAAGCCGCCAAAACGTGGAAATGGGACCGGTTCGCCCCTTGGTTGCTGGTGCTGCTGGTGCTGGCGGTGTACCTGCCCGGCACCGCGCAACTGCCGCTGGTGGACCGCGACGAGCCGCGTTTTGCCACTGCGGCCCGCGAAATGTTGGAGCGCCACGACTGGATCGTGCCGACCTTCAATGGCGACTACCGCTTCGATAAACCCGCGCTGGTTTACTGGCTCATGCACGCCGGTTACGCGACGGTTGGAATCAATGAGCTGGGGGCGCGCCTGCCGGCGGTGGCCTGCATGCTCGCGCTGGTGCTGCTGGTCTGGCACACAGGGCGGCGCTGGTTCGGTGCGCGGGCGGGCTTTGCCGCCGGGTTCATGCTGGCGACGAGCTTGCAGTTTTTTATCCACGGCCGGCTGGCGGTGGCCGATATGCCCATGGTGTTGGCAGTGGCGGTGGCCTGCGTAGCGCTGGCCGAGTTGCTGCTCGCGCCGACGCTGGCGGGTGCGGCGGCTACGAACGGGACTGCGAATGCAGCGACGGGTGTGGCGGCGAGCGCTGCGGGCGGCACGGAGCCGACCGATTCGGCCACGACTAGCTGGAGCCCGCGGCTCGCGTGGTGGAGCCTGTGGGTGTCGCTGGGACTGGGTTTTTTGGGCAAGGGTCCAATTACGTTGGTGGTGCCGGCGCTGGCGCTGATGTTGTGGCGCTGGGTATTTTGGCGCAAACCGCTGCCCTGGGCGCGGCTGCAGGCGGGGCGCGGGCTGGTGCTGGCCACCGGTATCGTCGCCATTTGGGGGATACCGGCGCTGGTGGCGACGCACGGCCTGTTTTGGCAAAAAGGTATCGGTGAACACGTGGTGCAGCGGGGCTTGGAAAAACTCAACGGGCGCTCTTACAACCCGTTTTTCTACCTAATGACCGCGCCTATGACCCTGTTTCCGTGGGTTGTGTTTGCCGGTGCGGCCTGGGTGGCGGCGCGGCGCGAGTGGGACGCCCGCCGTGCTTGGCTGGCGAGCTGGTTACTGGCCCCGTATGTGATTTTCACGGCCTACCTGACCCAGTTGCCCCACTACGTGCTGCCGGGATTTCCGGCATTTTTCCTCCTGTTGGGCGCGGGCTTAACGCCGGCGGGCATGGCGGCGCTGGCGCGTTGGGCGCGGGTGGCCATGGGAGTTTTTTTCGCGGTGTTCGGTCTGGTGGCGACGGTGGCGCTGGTTTTGGTGGTGCGCGCGGAACTGCCCGCCGGGCTGGATCCGTTGCGCGATGCCGTCGTCGGGCTGCTGGTCACGGTGGGCGGTTTTTTGCTGGTGGCATCCGCCTGGTGGGGGCGTCGCGCGGCGGTGGTGGTGCTCGGGGTGCTGCTGATCAGTGCGGGGGCGTGGCGCATGGGCACCGGGCTGCGGTCGGTCAGCCCCGGGGTGACGCTCGAGCCGGCGTTGCGCGCGATGCCCGCCGGCACGCGTTTTCTGGGCTGTCGTTTTGCCGAGCCGAGCATCGTTTTTTACAGCGGCGCGAAGTGGACTTTTTCAGACCAGCCCGAGGCGCTGGCGGCGATGTTGGCCCAGCCCGGCCCGGTGGCCGTGGTGGTGATGGAACGCGAATGCGACCCTCTGGGTTTTTTCACCGGACGCTTGAAGTGGCGCGAGTATTCCGCGCCGAGCGGATTAAGTGCGGTTGCGCAGCGCCAGCAGACGGTGGAAGTGTTTAACTTGGGGCGTTCGCGCTGGCAGACGCTCAGCGTGTGGGTGCGCCCCTGA